One genomic window of Mauremys mutica isolate MM-2020 ecotype Southern chromosome 5, ASM2049712v1, whole genome shotgun sequence includes the following:
- the CCNA2 gene encoding cyclin-A2 yields the protein MMLAGAADPEQENQENVPPVGKARPPAAARPVLALLRGNQRRPTQQQAALAHAPWSINDENYPKVPDGKAGNKQPAFAIHMDEPDGERRKRQVVPKKAVSHEEVLGLKTAVTSLGDRKPLAPIDNPMDLSFDSPSIMDISVTQEAEEKVNVNQVPDYIEDIYTYLREMEVKCKPRVGYMKKQPDITNNMRAILVDWLVEVGEEYKLQNETLHLAVNYIDRFLSSMSVLRGKLQLVGTAAMLLASKFEEIYPPEVAEFVYITDDTYTKKQVLRMEHLVLKVLSFDLAAPTINQFLTQYFLHQQTNVKVEHLSMYLGELSLIDADPYLKYLPSLIAAAAFHLASYTITGQTLPESLSKMTGYTLESLKPCLMDLHKTYLRAAQHTQQSIREKYKSTKYHGVSLIDPPETLNLS from the exons ATGATGCTGGCGGGCGCCGCTGACCCGGAGCAGGAGAACCAGGAGAATGTGCCCCCCGTCGGCAAAGCGCGGCCGcccgccgccgcccgcccggTGCTGGCGCTGCTGCGGGGCAACCAGCGCCGCCCGACCCAGCAGCAG GCTGCTCTTGCTCACGCACCCTGGAGTATTAATGATGAAAACTATCCCAAAGTTCCCGATGGGAAAGCGGGTAACAAACAGCCTGCTTTTGCCATCCATATGGATGAGCCCGATGGGGAGAGACGAAAGAGACAAGTGGTTCCTAAAAAGGCTGTGTCCCATGAAGAGGTCCTAGGCTTAAAAACAGCTGTAACGTCATTAGGAGACAGAAAACCCTTGGCACCCATAGACAATCCAATGGATCTTAGTTTTG ATTCTCCAAGTATTATGGATATATCAGTAACTCAAGAAGCGGAAGAAAAAGTAAATGTTAATCAGGTGCCAGACTACATTGAGGACATCTATACGTACCTTAGGGAAATGGAG GTGAAATGCAAGCCTAGAGTGGGTTACATGAAGAAGCAGCCTGATATAACAAACAATATGCGAGCTATTCTTGTGGACTGGCTGGTGGAAGTTGGAGAAGAATATAAATTACAGAATGAAACTCTGCACTTAGCTGTAAACTACATTGATAGATTTCTTTCTTCAATGTCTGTGCTGAGAGGGAAGCTTCAGCTTGTGGGGACTGCAGCTATGTTGCTAGCATC GAAGTTTGAAGAAATCTACCCTCCTGAAGTAGCAGAGTTTGTTTACATCACAGATGATACCTACACCAAGAAACAAGTCCTAAGGATGGAGCACTTAGTGTTGAAAGTCTTGTCATTTGACTTGGCAGCTCCAACAATAAACCAGTTCCTTACTCAGTACTTCCTCCACCAGCAGACCAATGTTAAAGTGGAACATTTATCAATG TATCTGGGGGAGCTGAGTTTAATTGATGCTGACCCATACTTGAAATACTTGCCATCACTTATTGCTGCTGCAGCATTTCATCTAGCAAGCTATACAATCACTGGACAAACCTTG cctGAATCTCTGTCCAAAATGACAGGATATACTCTTGAAAGCCTTAAGCCTTGTCTCATGGACCTCCATAAGACCTACCTCAGAGCAGCACAACACACACAACAGTCTATAAGAGAGAAATACAAGAGTACAAA GTACCATGGAGTATCGCTCATTGATCCACCAGAGACACTAAATTTATCGTAA